A stretch of Paenibacillus mucilaginosus 3016 DNA encodes these proteins:
- a CDS encoding AraC family transcriptional regulator — protein MNLSELEALLRRRNQTSDWTTVRDKFQPDYTMIDGMEAYHFYSAVDVASELVEGSIAISQQPYESYIPLHIHNYLELTYVYEGSCTVQIQHKEIPLGKGSFIFVDKEVPHRVLETKPTDIVINIILRMDYLSPAFLSRLSHQSIISSFLVDSLVDSRRRNRYLLFQADSRDERIPHVMEQIMCEYYDRKAYSQQIIDSYLVILFTEMIRLNEQLLKVKGDKEDKPAHSLIDFLKYIEDHYRDCTLTQMAAHFNFHPNYLTALLKQGTGKSFKELLQLQKISKATLLLQHSDLPIEQIVGEIGYSSISFFYRKFSEIYGMTPVQYRKRREAML, from the coding sequence ATGAATCTGAGCGAACTTGAAGCCCTCCTCCGCCGGCGCAACCAGACCAGCGACTGGACGACCGTCCGTGACAAATTCCAGCCTGACTACACGATGATCGACGGCATGGAAGCCTATCATTTCTATTCCGCCGTGGATGTCGCTAGCGAGCTGGTCGAAGGCAGTATTGCCATTTCCCAGCAGCCTTATGAGAGCTACATCCCGCTTCACATTCATAATTATCTGGAGCTGACCTATGTCTACGAGGGCAGCTGCACGGTCCAGATCCAGCACAAAGAGATCCCGCTCGGCAAGGGATCGTTCATCTTCGTCGACAAGGAGGTTCCCCACCGGGTGCTGGAGACCAAGCCGACGGATATTGTCATCAACATCATCCTGCGGATGGACTACTTGTCCCCCGCGTTTTTGAGCCGGCTCTCCCACCAGAGCATTATCTCTTCGTTCCTCGTGGACTCCCTGGTGGACAGCCGCAGGCGTAACCGGTATCTTCTGTTCCAAGCCGATTCCCGGGACGAACGCATTCCGCATGTCATGGAGCAGATCATGTGCGAGTACTATGACCGCAAGGCGTATTCGCAGCAGATCATCGACTCCTATCTTGTCATCCTGTTCACCGAGATGATCCGGCTGAATGAACAACTTTTGAAGGTCAAGGGGGACAAAGAGGACAAGCCGGCGCATTCGCTGATTGATTTTCTCAAATACATCGAGGACCACTACCGGGACTGCACCTTGACGCAGATGGCCGCGCACTTCAATTTTCACCCGAATTACCTGACCGCCCTGCTCAAGCAGGGAACCGGGAAGTCCTTCAAGGAGCTCCTCCAGCTGCAGAAAATCAGCAAGGCCACGCTGCTGCTTCAGCATTCCGACCTGCCGATCGAGCAGATTGTGGGCGAGATCGGGTATTCGAGCATCTCCTTCTTCTACCGCAAGTTCAGCGAGATCTACGGCATGACGCCGGTCCAGTACCGCAAGCGCAGGGAGGCGATGCTGTGA
- a CDS encoding alpha-L-rhamnosidase: MAAGHQADQLQAINLRCDYRKNPIGTGEKRPRFSWQLISEDRGTIQTAFRVQVGRESGDFGEPFWDSGKIPSEDSLHVKYEGPQLASRTRYYYRVKVWDQAGNESAWSEPAWWETGLLDESEWKAQWITPHPDAIDPRTEAVFLLRKRIHVRPGLQRAVAYASTLGLYELYVNGERAGDAELTPGWTSYHHRIQYQAYDVTGHLQEGGGGIGILLADGWYKGGMGDAHNRFRYGERRAAFLQLHLRYKDGSEEAVVTDASWLASTGPILSSSLYDGEVYDARLERSGWSCASAEELGWHPVTAIEPPAAQLIAQENEPVRVTQVIRPVRSFLTPAGAAVLDMGQNMVGRIRLKPDVPAGTVITLRHAEVLDRDGEVYFGNLRTAKQTVVYTAKGEPGETYAPHFSFQGFRYVQVEGLPIRENGPESHSGPLPLDCFAGEVMHTDMEPAGSFECSHEGINQLQRNIVWGQRGNFVDVPTDCPQRDERLGWTADAQVFMRTALFNYNGGPFFTKWLRDLKADQLPDGGVPFVVPDTKVGSSSAGWGDAAVICPWIFYQVYGDRQLLEEQYDSMKGWVGYIRAQGPSEYAWTTGFHFGDWLALDAKENSFTGATPKELIATAYYAYSTRLLRDAAAVLGRTEDVREYTELYEKVVAQFRGEYVTPFGRIASPTQTAHVLALAFDLVEAPMKARIAQSLNELIAEHNGHLSTGFIGTPLLCFALSDHGYHDTALKLLLQEDYPGWLYAVSRGATTIWEHWDGIKADGSFWSDHMNSFNHYAYGSIGDWLYRRVAGIDLDPAAPAYKRIRIAPGIGGRRLTSARASHESMYGMITCSWQVVNREEVHVTLRIPANTTASVILPGCTLAGLAESGLPAASADGLSSFEEGADSLAFEAGSGEYRFVYRAPALFANRFTVENKVRELQDDPEVKEVLERHLPELLAPPLMYFAKNWTLQQLADDPQLPVTDERIAALLQELQEA, from the coding sequence ATGGCAGCAGGACATCAAGCCGATCAACTTCAAGCAATCAACCTCCGGTGCGATTACCGGAAAAATCCAATCGGGACGGGAGAGAAGCGGCCGCGCTTCAGCTGGCAGCTCATCTCGGAAGACAGAGGCACCATCCAGACGGCTTTCCGGGTACAAGTGGGCAGGGAAAGCGGTGATTTCGGAGAGCCCTTCTGGGATTCGGGCAAAATCCCGTCAGAGGATTCGCTTCATGTGAAGTATGAGGGGCCCCAGCTGGCATCGCGTACGCGGTATTACTACCGCGTCAAGGTCTGGGACCAGGCGGGGAATGAATCCGCATGGAGCGAGCCGGCCTGGTGGGAGACCGGCCTGCTCGATGAATCCGAGTGGAAGGCGCAGTGGATCACGCCGCACCCGGACGCGATTGATCCGCGGACCGAGGCCGTGTTTCTCCTTCGCAAGCGGATCCACGTCCGGCCGGGGCTGCAGCGGGCTGTCGCCTATGCATCGACCCTCGGCTTATACGAGCTCTACGTAAACGGGGAGCGGGCAGGGGACGCGGAGCTGACACCGGGATGGACGAGCTATCACCACCGGATTCAGTACCAGGCCTACGACGTGACCGGGCATCTTCAGGAAGGCGGCGGCGGCATAGGCATCCTGCTGGCGGACGGCTGGTACAAGGGCGGCATGGGCGATGCCCATAACCGGTTCCGGTACGGCGAGCGCCGGGCGGCCTTTCTGCAGCTCCATCTCCGCTATAAGGATGGGAGCGAAGAGGCGGTCGTGACCGATGCGAGCTGGCTGGCATCCACAGGCCCGATCCTCAGCTCCAGTCTGTACGACGGGGAAGTGTATGACGCCCGTCTGGAGCGGAGCGGCTGGAGCTGCGCCTCTGCGGAGGAGCTAGGCTGGCACCCGGTCACTGCAATTGAACCGCCCGCGGCGCAGCTGATCGCCCAGGAGAATGAGCCGGTGCGCGTCACGCAGGTGATCCGCCCGGTGCGTTCCTTCCTCACACCGGCGGGGGCCGCCGTGCTGGACATGGGCCAGAACATGGTGGGCCGCATCCGACTGAAGCCGGATGTGCCGGCGGGCACGGTCATCACTCTGCGGCATGCGGAGGTGCTGGATCGGGACGGCGAGGTCTACTTCGGCAACCTGCGGACCGCGAAGCAGACCGTGGTCTACACCGCCAAGGGGGAGCCCGGCGAGACGTACGCGCCGCATTTTAGCTTCCAAGGCTTCCGCTATGTGCAGGTGGAAGGGCTGCCGATCCGGGAGAACGGTCCCGAATCGCACTCAGGCCCGCTGCCGCTCGATTGCTTCGCCGGTGAGGTGATGCACACCGATATGGAGCCTGCCGGCTCGTTCGAATGCTCTCATGAGGGGATCAATCAGCTGCAGCGCAACATCGTCTGGGGGCAGCGCGGCAACTTCGTCGATGTCCCGACGGACTGCCCCCAGCGCGATGAGCGGCTTGGCTGGACGGCCGACGCGCAGGTGTTCATGCGCACCGCGCTGTTCAACTACAACGGCGGCCCGTTCTTCACGAAGTGGCTCCGCGACCTGAAAGCGGACCAGCTGCCGGACGGCGGCGTACCGTTCGTCGTACCGGACACGAAGGTCGGCTCCTCCTCGGCGGGCTGGGGTGATGCCGCGGTGATCTGCCCGTGGATCTTTTACCAGGTGTATGGGGACCGGCAGCTGCTGGAGGAGCAGTATGACAGCATGAAGGGGTGGGTCGGGTACATCCGGGCGCAGGGACCCAGCGAATACGCCTGGACCACCGGCTTCCACTTCGGAGACTGGCTGGCGCTCGACGCCAAGGAGAACAGCTTCACCGGCGCCACGCCGAAGGAGCTGATCGCGACCGCCTATTACGCCTACTCCACCCGCCTGCTGAGAGACGCGGCCGCCGTGCTGGGCCGTACGGAGGATGTACGGGAGTACACTGAGCTCTATGAGAAGGTGGTCGCTCAGTTCCGAGGGGAGTATGTGACGCCGTTCGGGCGGATTGCTTCGCCTACGCAGACCGCGCATGTGCTTGCACTGGCCTTCGACCTCGTGGAAGCGCCGATGAAAGCCCGCATCGCCCAGAGTCTGAACGAGCTCATTGCCGAGCATAACGGACACCTGTCGACCGGCTTCATCGGCACGCCGCTCCTCTGCTTCGCCCTCTCGGATCACGGGTACCACGACACGGCGCTGAAGCTGCTGCTGCAGGAAGACTACCCGGGCTGGCTGTACGCCGTATCCCGAGGGGCGACCACGATCTGGGAGCACTGGGACGGCATCAAGGCGGACGGCTCGTTCTGGAGCGATCATATGAACTCGTTCAACCACTACGCCTATGGCTCCATCGGCGATTGGCTGTACCGTAGGGTGGCGGGCATCGATCTCGACCCGGCGGCTCCGGCTTACAAGCGGATCCGCATCGCCCCCGGCATCGGCGGCCGCCGGCTGACCTCGGCCCGTGCCTCGCACGAGTCGATGTACGGAATGATCACGTGCTCCTGGCAGGTGGTGAACCGCGAGGAGGTCCATGTGACGCTAAGGATTCCGGCCAACACGACGGCCTCCGTCATACTGCCCGGCTGTACGCTCGCCGGGCTGGCCGAAAGCGGCTTACCGGCTGCCTCGGCCGACGGACTTTCCTCCTTCGAAGAGGGGGCGGACAGCCTGGCCTTCGAGGCGGGCTCGGGCGAATACCGCTTCGTATACCGGGCTCCGGCGCTGTTCGCGAATCGGTTTACCGTGGAGAACAAGGTCAGAGAGCTTCAGGACGATCCGGAGGTCAAGGAAGTGCTGGAGCGGCATCTGCCCGAACTCCTCGCTCCGCCGCTGATGTACTTTGCCAAGAATTGGACGCTGCAGCAGCTGGCGGACGATCCGCAGCTCCCGGTTACAGACGAGCGGATCGCCGCTTTATTACAGGAACTTCAGGAGGCGTAG
- a CDS encoding MFS transporter has product MNAKHEAAPGTASGAEGAYVKISLKEKLGYALGDFSTNIIWTAISTFLAFFYTDVAGISAAAVGTILFVTRFLDGVADLGVGVLVDKTKSRHGKARPWLLWMGIPFGLSVMLLFTAPDLGPTGSIIYAFVTYLIVNLLYSAINIPYGVLNSLMTQEPYERSLINIFRMVLAISGGVMISVATMPVVQMFGGGRQGWIITFVIIGLIAPFLYLITFKTTKERVRPTVVQKEVPLKRGVAALFRNKYWLLIVGYSALIFIAQGLGSALNIYYAQYVLKNAGLVGLLALASLLPIVVGIILSAPLVKKFGKRNTSLIGLAVSLIGALLLFVDPTNLQLVLASIVIKNLGLAPSVAIGNALFADTVEYGEWKTGIRTEGLIFSGGSLASKIGSGLGGAVVGWALAWGGYVSKLEVQPDSAVTAIKILFMYVPIAILAVQILLMLLYKLDQKYPQIVEDLKAIASERDREAGRN; this is encoded by the coding sequence ATGAATGCTAAACACGAAGCAGCCCCGGGCACCGCGAGTGGAGCCGAAGGCGCATACGTCAAGATTTCATTGAAAGAGAAGCTGGGCTACGCGCTCGGGGACTTCTCCACGAACATCATCTGGACGGCGATCTCCACGTTCCTCGCTTTCTTCTACACCGATGTGGCGGGCATCTCCGCCGCAGCGGTAGGCACGATCCTGTTCGTCACCCGGTTCCTGGACGGGGTGGCGGACCTTGGGGTCGGCGTGCTCGTCGACAAAACCAAGAGCAGGCACGGCAAGGCCAGACCCTGGCTGCTGTGGATGGGGATTCCGTTCGGCCTGTCCGTCATGCTGCTGTTCACAGCGCCGGATCTCGGTCCGACCGGTTCGATCATCTATGCCTTCGTCACGTATCTGATCGTGAATCTGCTCTACTCGGCGATTAACATTCCTTACGGCGTGCTGAACTCTCTGATGACCCAGGAGCCGTATGAGCGCTCGCTGATCAATATTTTCCGCATGGTGCTGGCGATCAGCGGCGGCGTGATGATCAGCGTAGCGACCATGCCGGTCGTCCAGATGTTCGGCGGCGGCAGGCAGGGATGGATCATCACGTTCGTCATCATCGGACTCATCGCACCATTCCTGTATCTCATTACATTCAAAACGACGAAGGAGCGGGTCAGACCGACGGTCGTGCAGAAGGAAGTGCCGCTGAAGCGCGGCGTGGCCGCTCTCTTCCGCAACAAGTACTGGCTGCTCATAGTTGGTTACTCCGCCCTGATCTTTATCGCGCAGGGGCTCGGCAGCGCCCTGAATATTTATTACGCGCAGTATGTGCTGAAGAACGCCGGCCTCGTCGGCCTTCTGGCTCTCGCTTCCCTGCTGCCGATCGTCGTGGGCATCATCCTCAGCGCCCCGCTCGTCAAGAAGTTCGGCAAGCGCAATACGTCGCTGATCGGTCTGGCGGTCTCCCTCATCGGCGCCCTGCTGCTCTTCGTCGACCCGACGAATCTGCAGCTCGTGCTCGCCAGCATCGTGATCAAGAATCTGGGCCTCGCCCCGTCGGTCGCCATCGGCAATGCGCTGTTCGCCGATACGGTCGAGTACGGGGAGTGGAAGACCGGCATCCGGACGGAAGGGCTCATCTTCAGCGGCGGTTCTCTGGCCTCCAAAATCGGCAGCGGCCTCGGCGGCGCGGTCGTCGGCTGGGCGCTGGCGTGGGGCGGTTATGTGAGCAAGCTGGAAGTACAGCCGGATTCGGCGGTCACCGCAATCAAGATCCTGTTCATGTACGTGCCGATCGCGATTCTGGCCGTGCAGATCCTGCTCATGCTGCTGTATAAGCTGGATCAGAAGTACCCGCAGATTGTGGAAGACCTCAAGGCTATTGCTTCCGAGAGGGACCGGGAAGCGGGACGAAACTAA
- the pgmB gene encoding beta-phosphoglucomutase, which produces MSKKAVIFDLDGVIVSTDEYHYRAWKQLCEEEGIPFSREINERLRGVSRMESLDLILKGEAQVYSPEAKEELAARKNRYYVQLLQLLTPADILPGVTALLQELKDRGVGCAIGSSSKNTPFILEKIGLGGFFDAVADGNQIRRSKPDPEVFLLAAEKLGLRAEQCVVVEDAEAGIEAALAAGMKAAAVSAAAHYPGAHVRGADLREIGVGQLLQD; this is translated from the coding sequence ATGAGCAAAAAAGCGGTCATATTCGATCTCGACGGCGTCATCGTCTCGACGGACGAATACCATTATCGGGCATGGAAGCAGCTGTGCGAGGAGGAGGGGATTCCCTTCTCCCGGGAGATCAACGAGCGTCTGCGCGGAGTGAGCCGGATGGAGAGCCTGGACCTCATTCTGAAGGGGGAGGCCCAGGTCTACTCGCCGGAAGCGAAGGAGGAGCTGGCCGCCCGCAAGAACCGGTACTACGTCCAGCTGCTGCAGCTGCTTACCCCTGCGGATATTTTGCCGGGCGTCACCGCGCTGCTTCAGGAGCTGAAGGATCGGGGAGTGGGCTGCGCGATCGGCTCGTCAAGCAAGAATACGCCGTTCATTCTGGAGAAAATCGGGCTTGGCGGTTTCTTCGATGCCGTGGCGGACGGCAATCAGATCCGGCGAAGCAAGCCGGACCCCGAGGTGTTCCTGCTCGCAGCGGAGAAGCTGGGGCTCAGGGCGGAGCAGTGCGTGGTGGTGGAAGACGCGGAGGCTGGGATTGAGGCAGCCCTGGCGGCCGGCATGAAAGCGGCTGCGGTGAGCGCTGCTGCGCATTATCCGGGGGCACACGTCAGGGGGGCGGACCTTCGGGAGATCGGTGTGGGGCAGCTTCTGCAGGACTGA
- a CDS encoding glycoside hydrolase family 3 protein, giving the protein MKELQTRLQAKPFYLNEEQIRWVEATLSGMTMEEKIGQLFCLIGYTSNEGYLKNLAQNVKIGGLMCRQMPAAEVIDTVRILQENAQIPLLISANLESGGSGIAKEGTVFGSPLQVAATDDDGMAYRLGVVCGREGAAVGANWAFSPIVDIDYNFRNPITNTRTFGSDPERVRRMGVQFVKGLQENGVAASIKHFPGDGLDERDQHLVTTVNDMDCEAWDATYGAVFRDCIEAGAMSVMIGHIMQPAYSRKLSPGIRDEDILPASLSYEITTKLLKEELGFNGLVITDSTTMAGMVIPMPRSQSVPRTIAAGCDMFLFTRNFEEDYGYMKQGVADGIITEERLNDAVTKILAMKAALHLPQKKAEGTIVPSPERAGEILGAEEHRQWADACADRSVTLVKEEAGVLPISPAKYRKVLLYGIETTGGFFEAKESAAGIIKAKLEKEGFTVDLFNPNRGMEGMMVPYSEVKDNYDLILYIVNLATKSNQTVVRIEWAFPMGANVPIYMSSVPTVFVSVENPYHLLDVPRVRTYINTYNSAEHTLDALIDKLTGRSGFHGKSPVDPFCGKWDARLS; this is encoded by the coding sequence ATGAAGGAGCTGCAGACACGGCTGCAGGCGAAGCCGTTTTACTTGAACGAGGAACAGATCCGCTGGGTGGAGGCCACGCTATCGGGCATGACGATGGAGGAGAAGATCGGGCAGCTGTTCTGCCTGATCGGCTATACGAGCAATGAGGGATACCTGAAGAATCTCGCACAGAACGTGAAGATCGGCGGCCTGATGTGCCGGCAGATGCCTGCAGCCGAGGTGATCGACACCGTGCGCATCCTGCAGGAGAACGCGCAGATCCCGCTCTTGATCTCGGCGAACCTGGAGAGCGGGGGCAGCGGCATTGCCAAGGAGGGCACCGTGTTCGGCTCCCCTCTGCAGGTAGCGGCCACGGACGATGACGGGATGGCTTACCGGCTCGGCGTCGTCTGCGGACGGGAAGGGGCGGCCGTCGGTGCGAATTGGGCGTTCTCCCCGATCGTCGACATTGACTACAACTTCCGCAATCCGATTACGAATACGCGCACGTTCGGCTCCGATCCGGAGCGCGTCCGCCGGATGGGCGTGCAGTTCGTGAAGGGACTGCAGGAGAACGGCGTGGCGGCGTCCATCAAGCACTTCCCGGGCGACGGGCTCGACGAACGCGACCAGCACCTTGTGACCACGGTGAACGATATGGACTGCGAAGCGTGGGATGCCACCTACGGCGCCGTCTTCCGCGACTGCATCGAAGCGGGGGCGATGTCGGTGATGATCGGCCACATCATGCAGCCGGCCTATTCCCGAAAGCTCAGCCCGGGTATCCGGGACGAGGATATTCTGCCGGCCTCGCTCTCCTACGAGATTACCACGAAGCTGCTGAAGGAGGAGCTCGGATTTAACGGTCTCGTGATCACAGACTCCACCACGATGGCCGGGATGGTCATTCCGATGCCGCGCTCCCAGTCCGTACCGCGGACCATTGCCGCCGGCTGCGATATGTTCCTGTTCACGCGCAACTTCGAGGAGGACTACGGTTATATGAAGCAGGGCGTTGCGGACGGGATCATCACCGAGGAGCGCCTGAACGACGCCGTGACCAAGATCCTGGCGATGAAGGCGGCGCTGCACCTCCCGCAGAAGAAGGCGGAAGGAACGATCGTGCCGAGTCCGGAGCGCGCCGGAGAAATTCTCGGAGCGGAGGAGCACCGGCAGTGGGCAGACGCATGCGCCGACCGGTCGGTTACGCTGGTGAAGGAAGAGGCGGGGGTTCTGCCGATCTCGCCGGCGAAGTACAGGAAGGTGCTGCTCTACGGCATCGAAACCACGGGAGGCTTCTTCGAAGCGAAGGAGTCAGCAGCCGGTATCATCAAGGCGAAGCTGGAGAAGGAAGGCTTCACGGTCGATCTCTTCAACCCGAACCGGGGCATGGAAGGGATGATGGTTCCTTACAGCGAGGTCAAGGACAACTATGACCTCATCCTGTATATCGTGAACCTGGCCACGAAGAGCAACCAGACCGTGGTCCGGATCGAGTGGGCTTTCCCGATGGGAGCCAACGTGCCGATCTACATGAGCTCCGTGCCGACGGTCTTCGTCTCGGTCGAGAATCCGTACCATCTGCTCGACGTCCCGCGTGTCCGTACTTACATCAATACGTACAACTCGGCGGAGCATACGCTGGATGCCCTGATCGACAAGCTGACCGGCCGTTCCGGCTTCCACGGCAAGAGCCCGGTGGACCCGTTCTGCGGCAAGTGGGATGCCCGGTTGTCGTAA
- a CDS encoding HPr family phosphocarrier protein — protein MIRQSFIITDQDGFHARSANDLVYTANRFLDCALFAEHGGKRVTLHSILGVLSLSVRPGDELLLSADGGHEAEAMEALQGVMIRERIGRSNEE, from the coding sequence ATGATCAGACAATCGTTTATCATTACCGATCAAGACGGCTTTCATGCACGGTCTGCCAATGATCTGGTATATACGGCGAACCGGTTCCTGGACTGCGCCCTGTTTGCGGAGCATGGCGGGAAGAGAGTCACGCTGCATTCCATCCTCGGCGTACTCTCGTTAAGCGTCCGGCCGGGAGATGAGCTCCTCCTGTCAGCCGATGGCGGTCATGAGGCCGAGGCGATGGAAGCCCTGCAGGGCGTGATGATCCGCGAGCGGATCGGTCGATCGAATGAAGAGTAA
- a CDS encoding alpha/beta hydrolase, whose translation MRQYDKKLLTLLKERVTIRTTEHLTYMEKKIPDSEGAGELDPRVLQLMMEGAAKSGGGAAGFPDLSEVRPETFPIGAIRAGMGFPNKDLTETKVSVELLKIEGEGGEIPIRIYRPAVTGLLPAVVFFHGGGFIGGSPDVVENPCRSLAEKAGALVVNVDYRLAPEHPFPAGVLDCYDAVQWVYRHADELGVDPSRIAVAGDSAGGNLAAGCAQMDRDSGSGMIRMQALIYPVLLIGESAAYPWRLEEYEIHRHQEYILPGLEALRGAGQLFQALYLQGHDPANPLVSPLLQESVEKLPETLIVTAEYDMLRLEGEAYAGRLAEAGVRTRLIRYKGMDHAFLDKYGIYPQAEDCIDEIASMMGRLSSSL comes from the coding sequence GTGCGCCAGTATGATAAGAAGCTGTTGACCCTGTTGAAGGAACGCGTAACCATCCGTACAACGGAGCATCTAACCTATATGGAGAAAAAGATCCCGGACAGCGAAGGCGCCGGGGAGCTGGATCCCCGCGTCCTGCAGCTGATGATGGAGGGAGCGGCGAAGAGCGGAGGGGGCGCTGCGGGATTCCCGGATCTCTCCGAGGTGAGGCCCGAGACGTTCCCGATCGGTGCGATTCGGGCAGGAATGGGATTTCCGAATAAGGACCTCACCGAAACGAAGGTGAGTGTGGAGCTTCTGAAGATCGAAGGAGAGGGGGGCGAGATTCCGATCCGCATCTACAGACCGGCGGTGACCGGCCTACTGCCTGCCGTCGTCTTCTTCCACGGCGGCGGCTTCATCGGCGGCTCGCCGGATGTCGTGGAGAATCCGTGCCGGAGTCTCGCGGAGAAAGCGGGCGCACTCGTCGTGAACGTCGATTACCGGCTGGCTCCCGAGCATCCGTTCCCGGCCGGAGTGCTGGACTGCTATGACGCCGTGCAGTGGGTCTACCGCCATGCGGACGAGCTTGGGGTCGACCCGAGTCGTATCGCTGTAGCCGGGGACAGCGCAGGCGGCAACCTGGCCGCCGGCTGCGCCCAGATGGACCGGGATTCAGGAAGCGGAATGATCCGGATGCAGGCGCTGATCTATCCGGTGCTCCTCATTGGAGAGTCGGCAGCATATCCCTGGAGGCTGGAGGAATACGAAATCCACAGGCATCAGGAGTATATACTCCCTGGCCTGGAAGCGCTGCGGGGCGCGGGGCAGCTGTTCCAGGCCCTGTATCTGCAGGGGCACGATCCGGCGAATCCGCTGGTCTCCCCACTGCTGCAGGAGTCGGTGGAGAAGCTGCCGGAGACCCTGATCGTCACGGCGGAGTACGATATGCTTCGCCTGGAGGGAGAAGCGTATGCCGGGCGTCTGGCAGAAGCCGGCGTGAGAACCAGGCTGATCCGCTACAAGGGAATGGATCATGCCTTCCTGGACAAGTACGGGATTTATCCGCAGGCCGAGGACTGCATCGACGAGATCGCATCGATGATGGGCCGGCTGTCCTCATCCTTATAA
- a CDS encoding glycosyl hydrolase — MKKTLMLFTLASLLVSGMPAAYAHTAAPVDTSASQKTKDTYNWLTHLPNRTDNKVVSGFFGGYSNNGFSTTQLEELKTAAGQYPGIFGCDYGAGWASASDPTALIDYTCNSTLKSYSTSGGLITVNVHYPSPGYSTGGNLNTKLTNFSDLTNPSTVTGQRWRSYLDKTAAGLKDLQDAGVTVLWRPFHEMNGDWFWWGNQDAAAFKAAWIDMYNYFTNTKGLHNLIWIYAPDFSRDNRTAYYPGGSYVDIVGLDAYDDNPETAVTGYDELVALGKPFAFTEIGPDTFGTFDYTKWLNAIKTKFPKTVYFFAWNDNWAPHRNQNASALFNDSWIVNRGEITLSSITEGGTTTPGTATTLYNFEGSTESWTGTNVTGGPWTTTEWKASGSSSLKADVNLGAAVKNYTLSRATAQNLSSKSTLKASVSRASWGTGTLTAKLFIKTGSTYQWYDGGAVTVPATGTTLSLSLAGLANLSDVREIGVQFTAASGSSGTSAIYVDNVTVE; from the coding sequence ATGAAAAAAACACTGATGCTCTTCACTCTGGCATCCCTGCTCGTCAGCGGTATGCCTGCCGCCTATGCCCACACGGCTGCTCCGGTGGACACTTCCGCCTCCCAGAAAACCAAGGACACCTACAACTGGCTTACCCACCTGCCGAACCGCACGGATAACAAGGTGGTGTCCGGCTTCTTCGGCGGATACAGCAACAACGGCTTCTCGACTACCCAGCTCGAAGAATTAAAAACGGCTGCAGGACAGTATCCCGGCATCTTCGGCTGCGACTACGGCGCAGGCTGGGCTTCAGCTTCAGATCCGACTGCGCTCATTGACTATACCTGCAATTCCACGCTGAAATCCTATTCGACGAGCGGCGGACTGATCACGGTCAACGTTCACTATCCGAGTCCCGGCTATTCGACGGGCGGCAACCTGAACACGAAGCTGACGAATTTCAGCGATCTCACCAACCCGAGTACCGTGACCGGCCAGCGCTGGAGATCCTACCTGGATAAGACGGCCGCCGGCCTGAAAGACCTGCAGGATGCAGGGGTAACGGTGCTGTGGCGCCCCTTCCATGAGATGAACGGCGACTGGTTCTGGTGGGGCAACCAGGACGCGGCGGCCTTTAAGGCGGCGTGGATCGATATGTACAACTACTTCACGAACACCAAGGGCCTGCACAATCTGATCTGGATCTATGCGCCGGACTTCAGCAGAGACAACCGCACCGCGTATTATCCTGGCGGCAGCTACGTGGATATTGTGGGTCTGGACGCGTATGACGATAATCCGGAAACTGCTGTAACCGGTTACGATGAATTGGTCGCCCTGGGCAAACCTTTCGCCTTCACCGAGATCGGGCCGGATACGTTCGGCACATTCGATTACACCAAGTGGCTGAACGCCATCAAGACCAAGTTCCCCAAGACGGTGTATTTCTTTGCCTGGAACGATAATTGGGCGCCGCATCGCAACCAGAACGCTTCCGCCCTGTTCAATGACTCCTGGATCGTGAACCGTGGAGAGATCACGCTGAGCTCGATCACCGAGGGCGGAACGACTACCCCGGGAACAGCCACTACGCTGTACAACTTCGAAGGCTCGACCGAGTCCTGGACGGGCACCAACGTCACCGGCGGACCCTGGACCACGACCGAGTGGAAAGCGAGCGGCAGCTCTTCCCTCAAAGCGGATGTGAATCTCGGCGCAGCGGTCAAGAATTACACGCTCAGCCGTGCCACAGCACAGAACCTGTCGTCCAAGTCGACGCTGAAGGCATCCGTCAGCAGAGCTTCCTGGGGAACCGGCACCCTTACGGCCAAGCTGTTCATCAAAACCGGCAGCACCTACCAGTGGTATGACGGCGGAGCCGTGACGGTCCCCGCGACGGGCACAACGCTCAGCCTCTCGCTGGCCGGACTCGCCAATCTGTCCGATGTGCGTGAGATCGGCGTCCAGTTCACGGCGGCTTCCGGCAGCAGCGGCACCAGCGCCATCTATGTCGATAACGTGACGGTGGAATAA